In Capillimicrobium parvum, a genomic segment contains:
- a CDS encoding ParA family protein, with protein MSSKAKVIAFANQKGGVAKTTTTLNLAAAFAEEGHRVLCVDMDPQGNLTMSQGIDPDSLEKSMFDVLVYDLSIREVIRRREIDVACASIDLAGAEIAMSTKIGRERSLEKAFRPILEDYDFICIDTPPSLGLLTINALTAADKVIVPVQCEYLSMRGLIQLQNTLSMIRENLNPDVDIEGILPTLVDSRTIHAKEAIEILEENFGDRVFASRIKKTVRFAEAPVRGMSVLKYDPDGMAAQSYRELAKEVLGNGKR; from the coding sequence GTGAGCTCGAAGGCGAAGGTCATCGCGTTCGCCAACCAGAAGGGCGGCGTGGCCAAGACCACCACCACGCTGAACCTCGCGGCCGCGTTCGCCGAGGAGGGCCACCGCGTGCTCTGCGTGGACATGGACCCGCAGGGCAACCTCACCATGTCGCAGGGCATCGACCCGGACTCCCTCGAGAAGTCGATGTTCGACGTGCTCGTGTACGACCTCTCGATCCGGGAGGTCATCCGCCGCCGGGAGATCGACGTGGCGTGCGCCTCGATCGACCTCGCCGGCGCGGAGATCGCGATGTCGACGAAGATCGGCCGCGAACGGTCGCTGGAGAAGGCCTTCCGTCCGATCCTCGAGGACTACGACTTCATCTGCATCGACACGCCGCCCTCGCTCGGGCTGCTGACGATCAACGCGCTGACGGCGGCGGACAAGGTGATCGTCCCCGTCCAATGCGAGTATCTGTCCATGAGAGGGCTGATCCAGCTCCAGAACACCCTGTCGATGATCCGCGAGAACCTGAACCCCGACGTCGACATCGAGGGCATCCTGCCCACGCTCGTCGACTCGCGCACGATCCACGCCAAGGAGGCGATCGAGATCCTGGAGGAGAACTTCGGCGATCGGGTGTTCGCCTCGCGGATCAAGAAGACGGTCAGGTTCGCGGAGGCGCCGGTCCGGGGTATGTCGGTGCTCAAGTACGATCCTGACGGGATGGCGGCTCAGTCCTATCGCGAGCTCGCGAAGGAGGTTCTCGGCAATGGGAAGCGGTAA
- the ftsZ gene encoding cell division protein FtsZ, which yields MREGPLAALFRSTADEDVEPERPQPEQPPARREQPRAPEPRAARPTPPPAPEPRAARPTPPPAPEPEHEPPHPPHPSLGRRVEPEPEREPRIPSPQERLRHAFSSESEVPNDMLALPETVYEDDPYARGPEQDPAGRSRTSGEPVLRVVGVGGAGVNAVNRMVEAEVEGVEFIAVNTDLQSLQQSTADITLHIGPNITRGLGAGSNPDLGRQAAMDEYDRIKALLKGSDMVFITAGAGGGTGTGAAPVVARIARELGALTVGVITKPFGFEGRRRSDQADTGVEMLGSEVDTLIVVPNNRLLSVLDKQTSMMDAFRVADDVLRQGVQGVSDLVTLPGLINLDFADVRTIMSDAGPALLGIGMGTGDKRALEAATAAVASPLLETSMDGARKILLSITGGRDLSLFEVNDAAKAVSAAAHPDANIIFGAMVDEKLEDQVWVTVVATGYGERPARPRLEEPVGEPRVERRTPSSRERSRDDRPVGSATRRTGLGVTELDVPEFVPRR from the coding sequence ATGCGGGAGGGCCCGCTGGCGGCGCTGTTCCGGTCGACCGCGGACGAGGACGTCGAGCCCGAGCGCCCGCAGCCCGAGCAGCCGCCCGCTCGCCGCGAGCAGCCGCGGGCTCCCGAGCCGCGTGCCGCGCGGCCGACGCCGCCGCCGGCTCCCGAGCCGCGTGCCGCGCGGCCGACGCCGCCGCCGGCTCCCGAGCCGGAGCACGAGCCGCCGCATCCGCCGCATCCCTCGCTCGGCCGGCGCGTCGAGCCGGAGCCCGAACGCGAGCCCCGCATCCCGTCGCCGCAGGAGCGCCTGCGCCACGCCTTCTCGTCGGAGTCCGAGGTGCCCAACGACATGCTCGCGCTCCCGGAGACGGTCTACGAGGACGACCCGTACGCTCGCGGCCCCGAACAGGACCCGGCCGGCCGGTCGCGGACGAGCGGCGAGCCCGTGCTGCGCGTCGTCGGCGTCGGCGGAGCGGGCGTGAACGCGGTCAACCGGATGGTCGAGGCCGAGGTCGAGGGCGTCGAGTTCATCGCGGTCAACACCGACCTGCAGTCGCTGCAGCAGTCGACGGCCGACATCACGCTGCACATCGGGCCGAACATCACGCGCGGGCTGGGCGCCGGGTCCAACCCGGATCTCGGCCGCCAGGCGGCGATGGACGAGTACGACCGCATCAAGGCGCTGCTCAAGGGCTCGGACATGGTGTTCATCACCGCGGGCGCGGGCGGCGGCACCGGCACCGGCGCGGCCCCGGTGGTCGCGCGGATCGCCCGCGAGCTGGGCGCGCTGACGGTCGGCGTCATCACGAAGCCGTTCGGTTTCGAGGGCCGCCGGCGCAGCGACCAGGCCGACACCGGTGTCGAGATGCTCGGCTCCGAGGTCGACACGCTGATCGTCGTGCCGAACAACCGTCTGCTGTCCGTCCTCGACAAGCAGACGTCGATGATGGACGCGTTCCGGGTCGCCGACGACGTGCTGCGCCAGGGCGTGCAGGGCGTCTCGGATCTCGTGACGCTGCCGGGGCTGATCAACCTCGACTTCGCGGACGTGCGCACGATCATGTCCGACGCCGGGCCGGCGCTCCTGGGCATCGGGATGGGCACGGGCGACAAGCGTGCGCTCGAGGCGGCCACGGCCGCCGTGGCCTCGCCGCTGCTCGAGACGTCGATGGACGGCGCGCGCAAGATCCTGCTGTCGATCACCGGCGGGCGCGACCTGTCGCTTTTCGAGGTCAACGACGCCGCGAAGGCGGTCTCCGCCGCGGCTCATCCCGACGCGAACATCATCTTCGGCGCCATGGTCGACGAGAAGCTCGAGGACCAGGTGTGGGTCACGGTCGTCGCCACCGGCTACGGCGAGCGGCCGGCGCGGCCGCGCCTGGAGGAGCCGGTCGGCGAGCCGCGCGTGGAGCGGCGCACCCCGTCGTCGCGCGAGCGGTCGCGCGACGACCGGCCCGTGGGTTCGGCGACCCGGCGCACGGGGCTCGGCGTGACCGAGCTCGACGTGCCGGAGTTCGTGCCGCGCCGGTAG
- a CDS encoding gamma-glutamyltransferase: protein MKGIVAAGHPLTAEAGAAVLRDGGNAVDAAVAAMLTSWAAEPLLTGPGAGGYMLVAGADEEPALLDFFVEAPGRGLARTAPAELMPVEVSFGDAVQIFNCGAASCGTYGCPAGVSAAMERWGSLPLAQLAAPAAALARSGVELNAQQAYVFALLAGILCSTPEAAAVFAPGGRVLAEGERFRSEELGDSIELLGAEGSAPFYTGSKASAVASWLGARGGLLTAEDLASYEAVVRTPVRVRYRGRSVLTNPPPSAGGLLLALALALLDRRPAPPRPMDLVEVMERAQEERTDAFVSGLAGPGFAASFLGSRLGATTHISVLDGWGRACSVTCTNGEGSGVVVPGTGLHVNNILGEEDLNPLGFHAFDAGRRMPSMMAPTVVLSADGAVELVLGSAGSNRIRSAILQTIVGVVDRELSAQGAVDAARLHFEDGIVYAEPGVDLAELRAAGRAVAPFRAPNLFFGGVQAVARSAGGALSGGADPRRGGVVAS, encoded by the coding sequence GTGAAGGGCATCGTCGCCGCCGGCCACCCGCTCACGGCGGAGGCCGGGGCGGCGGTCCTGCGCGACGGCGGCAACGCGGTCGACGCCGCGGTCGCGGCGATGCTCACGTCCTGGGCGGCCGAGCCGCTGCTCACCGGCCCGGGCGCGGGCGGCTACATGCTGGTCGCCGGCGCCGACGAGGAGCCGGCGCTGCTCGACTTCTTCGTCGAGGCGCCGGGCCGGGGCCTCGCGCGCACGGCGCCCGCGGAGCTCATGCCGGTCGAGGTGTCGTTCGGCGACGCGGTGCAGATCTTCAACTGCGGCGCGGCGTCATGCGGGACGTACGGCTGTCCGGCCGGGGTGTCCGCGGCGATGGAGCGGTGGGGCAGCCTGCCGCTGGCGCAGCTGGCCGCTCCGGCGGCGGCGCTCGCGCGCTCGGGCGTGGAGCTCAACGCTCAGCAGGCGTACGTGTTCGCGCTGCTGGCCGGGATCCTGTGCTCGACCCCGGAGGCGGCGGCGGTGTTCGCGCCGGGCGGGCGGGTGCTGGCGGAGGGCGAGCGGTTCCGGTCCGAGGAGCTGGGCGATTCGATCGAGCTGCTCGGGGCGGAGGGTTCGGCGCCGTTCTACACGGGTTCGAAGGCCTCGGCGGTGGCCTCGTGGCTCGGCGCGCGGGGCGGCCTGCTGACCGCCGAGGACCTCGCGTCGTACGAAGCCGTGGTGCGCACGCCGGTGCGGGTGCGGTACCGGGGACGCTCGGTGCTGACGAACCCGCCTCCGTCGGCGGGCGGCCTGCTGCTCGCGCTGGCGCTGGCGCTGCTGGACCGGCGGCCTGCGCCGCCGCGGCCGATGGACCTGGTCGAGGTGATGGAGCGCGCGCAGGAGGAGCGCACGGACGCGTTCGTGAGCGGCCTGGCGGGGCCCGGGTTCGCGGCGTCCTTCCTGGGCTCCCGGCTGGGGGCGACGACGCACATCTCGGTGCTCGACGGGTGGGGGCGGGCGTGCAGCGTGACGTGCACGAACGGCGAGGGCTCAGGCGTCGTCGTGCCCGGGACGGGCCTGCACGTGAACAACATCCTGGGCGAGGAAGACCTGAACCCGCTGGGCTTCCACGCCTTCGACGCCGGTCGGCGGATGCCGTCGATGATGGCCCCGACGGTGGTGCTGTCGGCCGACGGCGCGGTCGAGTTGGTGCTGGGCAGCGCGGGCTCCAACCGGATCCGCTCGGCGATCCTGCAGACGATCGTGGGCGTGGTCGACCGGGAGCTGAGCGCGCAGGGCGCGGTCGACGCCGCGCGGCTGCACTTCGAGGACGGGATCGTGTACGCCGAGCCCGGGGTGGACCTGGCGGAGCTGCGCGCGGCGGGGCGCGCGGTCGCGCCGTTCCGGGCGCCGAACCTGTTCTTCGGCGGCGTGCAGGCGGTGGCGCGGTCGGCGGGCGGAGCCCTGTCGGGCGGCGCGGACCCGCGGCGGGGTGGGGTGGTGGCGAGCTGA